A genomic window from Parvularcula sp. LCG005 includes:
- a CDS encoding efflux RND transporter periplasmic adaptor subunit, producing the protein MRHLFFVFIVLFAGIAHGQEAASYTCPMHPHYISTDADGVCPICGMDLVPVAQASSGDSGREEGIAVSSAMIQTMGVRTAPAEVVSFARQIRAFGRVEPSTRAETVVASRVEGWIEDLSVTAEGDRVEKGDLLYRVYSPDLIGAQQDYLAALRTGADGRIDAAAQRLRSLGMQNAVIASLREGRAVIERMPVTAEENGVVAELAVRDGTYVRPGAIILRLQRYDEVWIIASVAEQDLPAIAEGTLATVSVSAAAVPEREARVDYVYPTVNAETRTGSVRIVLSNENNALRPGAYADVTFAVEDRPRLSVPSEAILRDSRGAHVVIALGGGRFAPRPVQTGLSAMGRTEIIAGLQPGEEIVTSGQFLLDSESSLREGFAKMSGGLGPEVALSDLPMTEETLAMVDHFVDAALYIHEALVDGYSVQPSFLEPTLRVGETLRARYANTRLSPIILHTEGAVRAAQNADGPEELAAALSDLMEGLRPWLLEGAPQHYADNGLALFQTEEDHLWVQEGSGPINPYGNGVAERIEWPEAMTMGGAPSNRPAMAGHNH; encoded by the coding sequence ATGAGACATCTTTTCTTCGTTTTCATCGTCCTGTTCGCAGGTATCGCGCACGGGCAAGAGGCGGCGAGCTACACCTGTCCCATGCACCCTCACTACATTTCCACGGACGCTGATGGAGTCTGCCCCATCTGCGGGATGGATCTTGTGCCTGTCGCCCAAGCATCCTCGGGCGATAGCGGAAGGGAGGAAGGCATCGCCGTTTCCTCCGCCATGATTCAGACCATGGGTGTACGCACGGCTCCGGCAGAAGTCGTCTCGTTTGCGCGGCAGATTCGCGCTTTCGGCCGTGTTGAGCCAAGTACCCGCGCTGAAACAGTCGTAGCGTCGCGCGTCGAAGGATGGATCGAGGACCTCTCGGTGACGGCCGAAGGTGATCGCGTCGAAAAGGGGGACCTTCTTTACCGCGTTTACAGCCCGGACCTGATCGGCGCCCAGCAGGACTATCTCGCTGCGTTACGGACGGGAGCTGATGGCCGTATCGACGCTGCGGCCCAGCGCCTGCGCTCCCTCGGCATGCAGAACGCGGTCATTGCAAGCCTGCGAGAAGGCCGTGCCGTGATCGAGCGCATGCCAGTGACGGCGGAGGAGAACGGTGTCGTCGCTGAGCTGGCCGTCCGCGACGGAACCTATGTGCGACCCGGGGCCATCATCCTCCGCCTACAGCGCTATGACGAAGTGTGGATTATTGCTTCGGTGGCGGAGCAGGACCTTCCAGCGATCGCAGAGGGGACGCTTGCGACCGTCAGCGTGTCCGCTGCCGCAGTGCCCGAGCGGGAAGCCCGGGTCGATTACGTCTATCCGACCGTCAATGCTGAGACCCGAACAGGCAGCGTCCGGATCGTCCTGTCGAACGAGAACAACGCCCTTCGGCCTGGTGCCTATGCAGATGTTACTTTTGCGGTTGAGGACAGGCCGCGTCTTTCCGTGCCGAGCGAAGCAATCCTGCGCGATAGTCGCGGCGCCCATGTGGTGATCGCGCTGGGCGGCGGTCGGTTCGCGCCTCGGCCGGTGCAGACCGGGCTGTCCGCCATGGGACGCACAGAAATCATCGCGGGCCTGCAACCGGGCGAGGAGATTGTCACCAGCGGCCAGTTCCTGCTCGATTCCGAATCAAGCCTCAGGGAGGGTTTTGCGAAGATGAGCGGCGGCCTCGGCCCTGAGGTTGCGCTTTCGGATCTGCCGATGACCGAGGAGACGTTGGCAATGGTCGATCACTTCGTCGATGCCGCGCTCTATATCCACGAGGCGCTGGTGGATGGCTATTCGGTGCAGCCGAGTTTCCTTGAGCCGACCTTGCGCGTTGGAGAAACACTGCGCGCGCGGTATGCAAACACGCGCCTTTCACCGATCATTCTGCATACTGAGGGAGCGGTTCGGGCTGCTCAGAACGCGGACGGCCCTGAAGAACTGGCAGCTGCGCTTTCTGATCTCATGGAAGGCCTGCGCCCGTGGCTTCTTGAGGGGGCCCCGCAGCACTATGCAGACAACGGTTTGGCGCTCTTCCAAACCGAAGAAGATCACCTTTGGGTGCAGGAGGGCAGTGGGCCGATCAATCCCTATGGCAACGGCGTTGCCGAGCGTATCGAATGGCCCGAAGCCATGACGATGGGCGGTGCACCTTCAAATCGCCCCGCCATGGCCGGGCATAATCACTAG
- a CDS encoding TolC family protein, with protein sequence MSTSLSLSRVFSAVLAAPLLLVSAHAQSFDDLEARLRAHPALQSLEWQTKAIGADGLAALGLPDPVISLGINNLPVEDPAFDRFLPTNKAIGVRQDIPNLKARRAGAAMSDGQATRLRLLADQRLAALRAHLITALADRQRIAEQTQVLKSQAVAFAALTETVQTDLAAGRAVAFRLAQIDVERVELDRRQAGLAAEMAAVEATLIDLVGDVPQTDLPPIAPRKWGGEANAFHAVRLADAGIDIAEAGTMRAEAAYRPNWGVGVTYQQREAGSGLPGETFRGDDWFSAQISFTVPLWKRNNQDPKLRAAKAREAGARSDLAATARTAQAAWQRLDAARIAAEDSVRLLDVKVAGLDEQARAARSNYEAGYGAYSAVIDAELAALELRSQLAAERARVIALTAEANSLLVTS encoded by the coding sequence ATGTCAACATCACTATCGCTCAGCCGCGTGTTCTCGGCCGTTCTGGCCGCGCCGCTCCTGCTCGTCTCCGCACACGCCCAATCCTTTGATGATCTCGAGGCGCGTCTTCGTGCACATCCCGCTCTCCAGTCGCTCGAATGGCAGACGAAAGCGATCGGGGCAGATGGTCTGGCGGCGCTCGGCCTGCCGGATCCCGTCATCAGCCTGGGCATCAACAATTTGCCTGTGGAGGATCCGGCGTTCGACCGCTTTTTGCCCACCAACAAGGCCATCGGCGTGCGGCAGGATATCCCCAATTTGAAAGCCCGTCGCGCGGGTGCGGCGATGTCCGATGGGCAAGCGACACGACTGCGTCTGTTGGCTGATCAAAGGCTCGCGGCCTTGCGCGCCCATCTTATTACCGCCCTGGCGGACCGGCAGCGGATTGCCGAGCAGACGCAAGTTCTCAAATCACAGGCCGTCGCTTTTGCTGCCCTGACCGAGACGGTGCAAACCGATCTCGCGGCCGGCCGGGCGGTGGCATTTCGTCTGGCGCAGATCGATGTCGAGCGCGTCGAGCTTGACCGCCGTCAGGCCGGACTCGCCGCTGAAATGGCCGCGGTCGAGGCGACACTCATCGACCTCGTGGGCGACGTGCCGCAGACGGATCTGCCGCCCATCGCGCCGCGAAAATGGGGGGGTGAGGCGAACGCTTTCCATGCAGTCAGACTGGCCGATGCCGGGATCGACATTGCCGAAGCCGGCACGATGCGGGCCGAGGCGGCGTACAGGCCCAACTGGGGCGTGGGGGTCACCTACCAGCAACGGGAGGCCGGCTCCGGTCTGCCGGGTGAGACCTTCCGGGGCGATGATTGGTTCTCGGCCCAGATCAGCTTCACGGTGCCGCTGTGGAAACGAAACAATCAGGACCCCAAGCTGCGCGCGGCGAAGGCGAGGGAGGCTGGGGCGAGGTCCGATCTTGCCGCCACCGCCCGGACGGCACAGGCGGCCTGGCAACGGCTCGATGCGGCGCGCATCGCCGCAGAGGACAGCGTTCGCCTGCTCGACGTCAAAGTCGCGGGGCTGGACGAACAGGCCCGCGCTGCGCGGTCAAACTATGAGGCGGGGTACGGTGCTTATTCCGCGGTCATTGATGCCGAACTCGCCGCCCTGGAGTTGCGGTCACAATTGGCGGCAGAACGAGCGCGCGTGATTGCGCTGACGGCAGAAGCCAACAGCCTGCTGGTGACGTCATGA